From Myotis daubentonii chromosome 15, mMyoDau2.1, whole genome shotgun sequence, one genomic window encodes:
- the FOSB gene encoding protein FosB isoform X1 — protein MFQAFPGDYDSGSRCSSSPSAESQYLSSVDSFGSPPTATASQECAGLGEMPSSFVPTVTAITTSQDLQWLVQPTLISSMAQSQGQPLGSQPPAVDPYDMPGTSYSTPGISGYSSGGASGSGGPSASGTTSGPGPARPSRARPRRPREETLTPEEEEKRRVRRERNKLAAAKCRNRRRELTDRLQAETDQLEEEKAELESEIAELQKEKERLEFVLVAHKPGCKIPYEEGPGPGPLAEVRGLPGPAPAKEDGFGWLLPPPPPPPLPFQTGQDAPPNLTASLFTHSEVQVLGDPFPVVNPSYTSSFVLTCPEVSAFASAHRTSGSDQPSDPLNSPSLLAL, from the exons ATGTTTCAGGCTTTCCCCGGAGACTACGACTCCGGCTCCAGGTGCAGCTCCTCACCCTCTGCCGAGTCTCAGTATCTGTCTTCGGTGGACTCCTTTGGCAGCCCACCCACCGCCACCGCCTCCCAG GAGTGCGCCGGTCTTGGGGAAATGCCCAGTTCCTTCGTGCCCACGGTCACCGCGATCACAACCAGCCAGGACCTCCAGTGGCTCGTGCAACCCACCCTCATCTCTTCCATGGCTCAGTCCCAGGGACAGCCCCTGGGCTCCCAGCCCCCCGCCGTCGACCCCTATGACATGCCTGGAACCAGTTACTCCACGCCAGGCATAAGTGGCTACAGCAGTGGCGGAGCCAGTGGCAGCGGTGGGCCTTCCGCCAGCGGGACCACCAGTGGACCTGGGCCTGCCCGCCCATCCCGAGCCCGGCCTAGGAGACCCCGAGAGGAGACG CTTAcccctgaggaggaggagaagcgaAGGGTGCGCCGGGAAAGGAACAAATTGGCAGCAGCTAAATGTAGGAACCGTCGGAGGGAGCTGACCGACCGACTCCAGGCG GAGACAGATCAGCTGGAGGAGGAAAAGGCGGAGCTGGAGTCAGAGATCGCCGAGCTCCAAAAGGAGAAGGAGCGCCTGGAGTTTGTGCTGGTGGCCCACAAACCGGGCTGCAAGATCCCCTACGAAGAGGGGCCGGGCCCGGGCCCGCTGGCGGAGGTGAGAGGTTTGCCGGGGCCAGCGCCCGCTAAGGAAGATGGTTTCGGCTGGCTGCTGCCGCCCCCGCCACCACCGcccctgcccttccagaccggccagGACGCACCCCCCAACCTGACAGCTTCTCTCTTTACACACAGTGAAGTCCAAGTCCTCGGCGACCCCTTCCCCGTTGTTAACCCTTCGTACACTTCTTCGTTTGTCCTCACCTGCCCGGAGGTGTCCGCGTTCGCCAGCGCCCATCGCACCAGCGGCAGCGACCAGCCTTCCGACCCCCTGAACTCGCCCTCCCTTCTCGCTCTGTGA
- the FOSB gene encoding protein FosB isoform X2, with the protein MFQAFPGDYDSGSRCSSSPSAESQYLSSVDSFGSPPTATASQECAGLGEMPSSFVPTVTAITTSQDLQWLVQPTLISSMAQSQGQPLGSQPPAVDPYDMPGTSYSTPGISGYSSGGASGSGGPSASGTTSGPGPARPSRARPRRPREETLTPEEEEKRRVRRERNKLAAAKCRNRRRELTDRLQAETDQLEEEKAELESEIAELQKEKERLEFVLVAHKPGCKIPYEEGPGPGPLAE; encoded by the exons ATGTTTCAGGCTTTCCCCGGAGACTACGACTCCGGCTCCAGGTGCAGCTCCTCACCCTCTGCCGAGTCTCAGTATCTGTCTTCGGTGGACTCCTTTGGCAGCCCACCCACCGCCACCGCCTCCCAG GAGTGCGCCGGTCTTGGGGAAATGCCCAGTTCCTTCGTGCCCACGGTCACCGCGATCACAACCAGCCAGGACCTCCAGTGGCTCGTGCAACCCACCCTCATCTCTTCCATGGCTCAGTCCCAGGGACAGCCCCTGGGCTCCCAGCCCCCCGCCGTCGACCCCTATGACATGCCTGGAACCAGTTACTCCACGCCAGGCATAAGTGGCTACAGCAGTGGCGGAGCCAGTGGCAGCGGTGGGCCTTCCGCCAGCGGGACCACCAGTGGACCTGGGCCTGCCCGCCCATCCCGAGCCCGGCCTAGGAGACCCCGAGAGGAGACG CTTAcccctgaggaggaggagaagcgaAGGGTGCGCCGGGAAAGGAACAAATTGGCAGCAGCTAAATGTAGGAACCGTCGGAGGGAGCTGACCGACCGACTCCAGGCG GAGACAGATCAGCTGGAGGAGGAAAAGGCGGAGCTGGAGTCAGAGATCGCCGAGCTCCAAAAGGAGAAGGAGCGCCTGGAGTTTGTGCTGGTGGCCCACAAACCGGGCTGCAAGATCCCCTACGAAGAGGGGCCGGGCCCGGGCCCGCTGGCGGAG TGA